From the genome of Salarias fasciatus chromosome 22, fSalaFa1.1, whole genome shotgun sequence:
GGTCTGCATGAACCAACAGGCTGGACAGTATCGGATGAAtatacaaatgaaaagaagtgCTAACAGTGGTCGTTGAGTGGTACATTTAAAATCAGCGACTGCTCAGGTACCACATTCCAAAGCAGGGACTATATGATCCCTCATCAGCCCATCAAGAAGTAACCTAAAATCCCAGTCTTGCAACTGTTAATATATCATAATATCACTTCTCGTTTGGTTCTGGAACTTATTGATACCTTTGCAAACACAAACCACTGCTTCCCACACATCCATATACAGAGCAGGGTGTGGCCCAGCTCTGAATCTATTCCAATCAATGATCTCTTCATGCCTTTTTCCATGACATTCATGCAATGAGATGGGATTATTAGTGTGAGACAGACCAAAGAAAGAGTGAGTGAGTTGAAAAGCAGAAGTTGAAGCTTGACATTCCAGCTGAACGACGGCTGGaaggtgaagtgaagctgctggatttcCTGAATGAAATCAAGCTGTGAcgtcctctcccttctctccacactgagtcactgcctcctcctctttcacagatctcacagctgagggaTCACTGacgtctctgagctgcagggggcagcagctcgCCAGCAGAACCAGGGCAGACCAGCGTTCACAGgagcaggaaaccagaggagggtTGGGCTTCAAagctgctgagcaggaagagaaactcttcaaacactggctgttgttgagaggaggaaatggctcagggaggagctcagctggaTCCACTAAAGttctcttgttccatctgtctggatcccctgaaggatccggtgacggttccctgtggacacagctactgcagcaaCTGTATTAAAAGACACTGGGATGAAGAGCAAAACAAGGGAATCTACAGCTGTCCTCTGTGTGGGGACAAGTCCTGGAGGAGGCCTGACCTGAAGAAAAGCGTCGTGTTAGCAGAGTTGgtggaggatctgaagaagactggactccaagctgctgcagctgatctctgctctgctggacctgaagatgtggcctgtgatgtttgctctgggaggaagctgaaagctgtcaagtcctgtctggtctgtgtggCCTCTTACTGTGAGGAACACCTCCAAGGTCACTACGAAGCAGCTCCATTGAAGaaacaccagctggtggagccctcCAAGAAGCTCCAGGAGAAGATCTGCTCTCTTCACGATGAGGTGAAGAAGATTTTCTGTCGCACTGATCAGCAGTGTATCTGTTACCTCTGCACCATGGAGCAACACAGAGGCCATGAAACAGTCCCAGCCGCAGCAGAAAGGAgccagaagcagaaggagctggaggggagtcgactaaacatccagcagagaatccaggagcgagagaaagacgtgaagctgcttcagcagcagatgtttgccatcaatgtctctgctgatgaagcagtggagcacagcgaggagagcttcacccaGATGATCCGTCTCCTCCAGAACAGAAGCCTTGAGGTGAAGCGGCAgctcagatcccagcagcaaactgcagtgagTGGACTCAAAGAGcttgaggagaagctgcagcaggagatcgctgagctgaagaggaaagacgtccagctggagcagctggctcacacagaggaccacacccaCTTTCTCCACAGCTACAcctcagtgtcagcactcagtgagcccacacactcctccagcatccagactgctcctctcagatactttgaggatgtggcagcagctgtgtcagagagcagagacaaactcCAGGGCATCCTGAGAGAGCTAcaaccacagccagagagcagagcaaaCTTCTTACAATATTCACAGCAGATCACTCTGGATCCAAACTCTGTGAACAGAGAGCTGAAATTATCTCATGGAGACAGAAGAGTAACTTTAACAGAGAAAGTTCAGCCTTattctgatcatccagacagattcactGGATGGCGTCAGGctctgagcagagagagtctgactggacgtaGTTACTGGGAGGTGAAGTGGAGAGGAATAACAGAAGTTGCTGCAGCAGTCACatacaagaacatcagcagagcagggagtGAAGAGGAATGTAGATTTGGACATAATGACAAATCTTGGGCATTATGTTGTGACTTTTTTGGCCATTTTAGTTTTTGGCACAACAACATCAGAACTCCCGTCTCAGTTCCTCggtcctccagagtgggagtgtacctggatcacagagcaggtattctgtctttctacagcgtctctgaaaccatgactctcctccacagagttcAGACCTCCTTCACTCAGCCGCTACATGCTGGAGTTACAGTTTATTGTGGATCCTCAGCAGAGTTTGTGAAACCTGAGTAGAGGACTCCATCAGATCTCCTTGTGTGGTTTTCTAAAGGAGCCtccacattttctgagctgagaCGTTGATGAGatttctgacaggaagaagattgaaaccaacagatggTCGGCCGTCTTCTCAGAGACTTTCTACGTGGACAAAAGGATGTGAGACGAgtgtggagagacagaaaggagcTGAGTTAGTGGAGAAAAACATGGCCGCTGCAGCCATCAGTCCCTCACTGATTCCTCAACTGATGCTTTTCTAATAGTTGgactcatttttcaagcttctcaaacaggaagttcttcTTCATGgaccacaggaagctgcagcttttcacacttTGGGGGATTTGAAGTGGAAATTAGGAGCTTTCACATGTTTGGATTgatcagtctttcttttttcatgattcttttctgacatttgaTCCTTCAGAGTGAAGGTTTGTGGATTTTCTTGAACAGTGAACtgattgttttggctttttggaTCTTCATCTGTCACCAAGTGGCAGGAAGTTTGATTCTTTTAGCTGGAAATGACTCCAGtcgacaacacacacacacacacacacacacacacacacacacacacacacacacacacacacgcgcagtctcgtatttctatcctcgtggggaccgtccattgactcccattcatgtctagcccctaaccctgacccttaccctaaccctaacccacactaaaacaaagcctaaccctaaagaaatgtttttgcacttttacttt
Proteins encoded in this window:
- the LOC115408965 gene encoding tripartite motif-containing protein 16-like, with the translated sequence MAQGGAQLDPLKFSCSICLDPLKDPVTVPCGHSYCSNCIKRHWDEEQNKGIYSCPLCGDKSWRRPDLKKSVVLAELVEDLKKTGLQAAAADLCSAGPEDVACDVCSGRKLKAVKSCLVCVASYCEEHLQGHYEAAPLKKHQLVEPSKKLQEKICSLHDEVKKIFCRTDQQCICYLCTMEQHRGHETVPAAAERSQKQKELEGSRLNIQQRIQEREKDVKLLQQQMFAINVSADEAVEHSEESFTQMIRLLQNRSLEVKRQLRSQQQTAVSGLKELEEKLQQEIAELKRKDVQLEQLAHTEDHTHFLHSYTSVSALSEPTHSSSIQTAPLRYFEDVAAAVSESRDKLQGILRELQPQPESRANFLQYSQQITLDPNSVNRELKLSHGDRRVTLTEKVQPYSDHPDRFTGWRQALSRESLTGRSYWEVKWRGITEVAAAVTYKNISRAGSEEECRFGHNDKSWALCCDFFGHFSFWHNNIRTPVSVPRSSRVGVYLDHRAGILSFYSVSETMTLLHRVQTSFTQPLHAGVTVYCGSSAEFVKPE